A portion of the Algisphaera agarilytica genome contains these proteins:
- a CDS encoding ABC transporter permease has translation MSAYTARTLRTFLTTWYAFMCQYRAEIFLWAIATSLPLIMMGVWVEAGNSGQFPGFTAVDAARYFIAVFAIRQLTIVWVIYEFEYHVVSGKLSPLLLHPIDPMVRYITELLGEQMARWPFGVLLVGLCFFIQPQALWGSEEDPGMWLPAWWRVILAVVACYAAFLLRFLLQYTIALLAFWLERVSAIDSLTMIPYTFLSGLVVPLQVMPDAAREAVLWTPFPYMVWLPATLIAGGEVDLVRGFATLAGWIVVLWLINRWLWRKGLKHYSAMGA, from the coding sequence ATGTCCGCCTACACCGCCCGCACCCTCCGCACCTTTTTGACCACCTGGTACGCGTTCATGTGCCAGTACCGGGCGGAGATTTTTCTGTGGGCGATCGCGACGTCGCTGCCGCTGATCATGATGGGCGTGTGGGTCGAAGCGGGGAACAGCGGCCAGTTCCCGGGGTTCACCGCGGTGGACGCGGCGCGGTACTTCATCGCGGTCTTTGCGATCCGCCAGCTCACGATTGTGTGGGTGATCTACGAGTTTGAGTATCACGTGGTGAGCGGCAAGCTTTCGCCGTTGCTGCTGCACCCGATCGATCCGATGGTGCGGTACATCACGGAGTTGTTGGGTGAGCAGATGGCGCGTTGGCCGTTCGGGGTGTTGCTGGTGGGCTTGTGCTTCTTCATCCAGCCGCAGGCGCTGTGGGGCAGCGAGGAAGACCCGGGCATGTGGTTGCCCGCGTGGTGGCGGGTGATCCTGGCGGTCGTGGCGTGTTACGCGGCGTTCTTGCTGCGGTTTCTGCTTCAGTACACGATCGCGCTCCTGGCGTTTTGGTTGGAGCGGGTCAGCGCGATCGATTCGTTGACGATGATCCCGTACACGTTTTTGTCGGGGCTGGTGGTGCCGTTGCAGGTGATGCCGGACGCGGCGCGGGAGGCGGTGCTCTGGACGCCATTCCCGTACATGGTCTGGCTGCCCGCCACGCTGATCGCCGGGGGCGAGGTGGATCTGGTGCGCGGCTTCGCGACGCTGGCGGGGTGGATCGTGGTGCTGTGGCTCATCAACCGCTGGCTGTGGCGCAAGGGTCTGAAACACTACTCGGCGATGGGAGCGTAG
- a CDS encoding ABC transporter ATP-binding protein — translation MPIVSVQQLSKTYRVADKQPGFVGTVKHFVKRKHRDIEAVRDISFDIQPGEIVGFLGPNGAGKTTAIKMLTGLIHPSAGQVRVLDHEPFKRRADFLRQITLVMGNKQQLLWDLPAMDSLRVNAAVYAIPEDEADRRIKAFASLLELDKELTQPVRKLSLGQRMKCELVAALLHHPKVLFLDEPTLGLDVNAQTAVREFLQQYNAEHGASILLTSHYMADITALCERVVVIDKGTILYDGTLDGVIQRFAPLREVRLDLGAPVADDVLSAYGEIESNDGNQVRLLVQREVLTDTVTRLLGELEVADLTIADPPIEDVIARLFDSGKTTPEATDAAVT, via the coding sequence ATGCCCATCGTTTCTGTGCAGCAACTCAGCAAGACCTACCGCGTCGCGGACAAGCAGCCGGGCTTCGTGGGCACCGTCAAACACTTCGTCAAACGCAAGCACCGCGACATCGAAGCGGTGCGCGACATCTCGTTCGACATCCAGCCGGGCGAGATCGTCGGGTTCCTCGGCCCCAACGGCGCGGGCAAGACCACCGCGATCAAGATGCTGACCGGGCTGATCCACCCCTCGGCGGGCCAGGTGCGCGTGCTCGACCACGAGCCGTTCAAACGCCGGGCGGACTTCCTCCGGCAGATCACGCTGGTGATGGGCAACAAGCAACAACTGCTCTGGGACCTGCCCGCGATGGATTCGCTACGCGTGAACGCCGCGGTGTACGCGATCCCCGAAGACGAAGCGGATCGGCGGATCAAGGCGTTTGCCTCGCTGCTCGAGCTCGACAAAGAACTCACCCAGCCGGTGCGGAAGCTGTCGCTGGGCCAGCGGATGAAGTGCGAACTCGTCGCGGCGTTGCTGCACCACCCCAAGGTGTTGTTTCTGGACGAGCCGACGCTCGGGCTGGATGTGAACGCGCAGACCGCGGTGCGTGAGTTTTTGCAGCAGTACAACGCCGAGCACGGCGCGAGCATTTTGCTCACCAGCCACTACATGGCCGACATCACCGCGCTGTGTGAACGTGTCGTGGTGATCGACAAAGGCACGATCCTCTACGACGGCACGCTCGACGGCGTGATCCAACGCTTCGCGCCGCTGCGCGAGGTCCGGCTGGACCTCGGCGCGCCCGTCGCTGATGACGTGCTGTCTGCCTACGGCGAGATCGAATCCAACGACGGCAACCAGGTCCGCCTGCTCGTGCAACGCGAGGTATTGACCGACACCGTGACGCGGCTGCTGGGCGAGTTGGAGGTTGCCGACCTGACGATTGCCGACCCGCCGATCGAGGATGTGATTGCGCGGCTGTTTGATTCGGGGAAAACGACGCCCGAGGCGACCGACGCTGCGGTGACCTGA
- the hpnE gene encoding hydroxysqualene dehydroxylase HpnE, with the protein MTTPPSEIPNPKSAVVLGGGVAGIAAAVRLAEAGVRVTLVEMRPRLGGRATSIPDPSSGQMLDNCQHVVMRCCTALLELYETLGVAERMVWHRKFDFVHANGTRASLQATRLPAPTHFALPFLTLKGLSLRDKFGIARAMHEVFWSPPKPEDRDRVNAESFADWLTKRKQTARAIERFWEPVVVGACNETLDRVAAGYALQVFREGFLETNSGYEMGLSDVPLVGLYDPAETIISKHGGTVLQASAKSLDYDAVSQTVRGVVLNDGTRLEADTYVSALPFDVLDRVVGEAMKTDDPRLQRLGELEVSPIVGLHLWVRSPGGGPTMTLPHIALTGSPLHWVFDQGTDDGGVQHLHGVVSAAHDLVDQPNAEILDVAMKELHRLVPGCAEAELVEGRVIKERRATFSCVPGVDALRPETSGPIANLLLAGDWCATGWPATMEGAARSGFAAARAVKSP; encoded by the coding sequence ATGACAACCCCGCCATCCGAAATCCCCAATCCGAAATCCGCCGTCGTCCTCGGCGGAGGGGTCGCGGGGATCGCGGCGGCGGTGCGCTTGGCCGAGGCGGGGGTGCGGGTGACGCTGGTGGAGATGCGGCCGCGCCTGGGCGGGCGGGCGACGAGCATCCCCGATCCGTCGTCGGGGCAGATGCTGGACAACTGCCAACACGTGGTGATGCGCTGCTGTACCGCGTTGCTGGAGCTCTATGAAACGCTGGGCGTGGCCGAGCGGATGGTTTGGCATCGCAAGTTCGACTTTGTGCACGCCAACGGCACGCGTGCGTCGCTGCAAGCGACCCGGCTGCCCGCGCCGACGCACTTCGCATTGCCGTTCCTCACACTGAAAGGGCTGTCCTTGCGCGACAAGTTCGGCATCGCCCGGGCGATGCACGAGGTGTTTTGGTCGCCGCCCAAACCCGAGGACCGCGATCGGGTGAACGCCGAGAGCTTTGCGGATTGGTTGACGAAACGTAAACAGACTGCGCGTGCGATCGAGCGATTCTGGGAGCCGGTGGTGGTGGGGGCGTGCAACGAAACGCTGGATCGTGTCGCGGCGGGTTATGCGCTGCAGGTGTTCCGCGAGGGCTTCCTCGAAACGAACTCCGGCTACGAGATGGGGCTGAGTGACGTGCCGTTGGTCGGGCTGTACGACCCGGCCGAGACGATCATCTCGAAGCACGGCGGCACGGTGTTGCAGGCATCGGCCAAGTCGTTGGACTACGACGCGGTATCGCAAACGGTACGGGGCGTGGTGCTCAACGACGGGACTCGGCTCGAGGCAGATACCTATGTCTCGGCGTTGCCGTTTGACGTGCTGGATCGTGTGGTGGGCGAGGCGATGAAGACGGACGATCCGCGACTGCAACGGTTGGGTGAGTTGGAAGTCAGCCCGATTGTGGGGTTGCATCTGTGGGTGCGTTCGCCCGGCGGTGGGCCGACGATGACGCTGCCACATATCGCGCTGACGGGTTCGCCGTTGCACTGGGTCTTCGACCAGGGCACCGACGATGGAGGCGTGCAGCACCTGCACGGCGTGGTCAGTGCGGCACACGATCTGGTCGACCAACCCAACGCAGAGATTCTCGACGTGGCGATGAAAGAACTGCACCGGCTTGTGCCGGGCTGTGCGGAGGCGGAGTTGGTGGAAGGGCGGGTGATCAAGGAACGCCGGGCGACGTTTTCGTGCGTGCCGGGGGTGGATGCGCTGCGCCCGGAGACGAGCGGCCCGATAGCGAATCTGCTGTTGGCGGGCGACTGGTGCGCAACGGGTTGGCCCGCCACGATGGAAGGCGCTGCCCGCAGCGGGTTCGCCGCGGCCCGTGCGGTGAAATCTCCATAA
- a CDS encoding DUF3800 domain-containing protein, protein MSTPWDIYIDERKVKGDRALGFLVVPNTASFLHKLHLCRNIAGAFRPHEVHWSNIRGDCRELAEKWIYRTFQHRGTKFFVERWEDSRTKEYEILSFLDEFVRNKQLSKPYDVVAFLDFDNEHSRSDIQNSIQRTSGIRRCYHLDSRNNDCLQCCDLLLNATIRLRDDPFARQKYPELESQVKSGKRLKSTENKTYLAGYLAQHLDADGSCVYDRTQKID, encoded by the coding sequence ATGTCTACTCCGTGGGATATCTACATCGATGAAAGAAAGGTAAAGGGGGACAGGGCGCTTGGCTTCCTAGTGGTTCCAAATACCGCTTCCTTTCTGCACAAGCTGCACTTATGCAGAAATATAGCTGGAGCCTTTCGTCCTCACGAGGTTCACTGGTCGAACATCAGGGGCGATTGTCGGGAGTTGGCCGAGAAGTGGATTTATCGAACTTTCCAGCATCGGGGAACCAAGTTTTTTGTGGAACGGTGGGAAGATTCAAGAACTAAGGAATACGAGATCCTGTCATTCCTTGATGAGTTCGTGAGAAATAAGCAGCTTAGTAAGCCGTATGACGTTGTCGCTTTCTTAGATTTTGATAACGAACACAGTCGTAGCGACATCCAAAATTCGATTCAGAGAACATCGGGCATACGTCGCTGCTACCACCTTGACAGCCGAAACAACGACTGCCTCCAGTGTTGCGACCTTTTACTTAACGCGACAATCAGACTGAGAGATGACCCGTTCGCCAGGCAGAAGTACCCTGAGCTTGAGTCACAAGTGAAGTCTGGAAAGAGGCTTAAGAGTACGGAAAATAAAACCTACCTAGCCGGATATCTCGCCCAGCATCTTGACGCGGACGGATCGTGCGTCTACGATAGAACACAGAAAATAGATTGA
- a CDS encoding IS1595 family transposase: MNNKGSKTKVGQDKSELVAKLPMACADERSAIEFFEKQRWGDTPCCPECGDTDVYQMKDRDGNRQKNCRWRCRGCGKQYTWRTGTVMEDSRIPAHNWAYGFWRAATSKKGVSALEIKRHTGLSYKSALFLMHRIRFAMAPTDGGPKLTGTVEADETFVGGKPRKRTPQKPFGKPGQEPSNAQTMKDRKTPVFGVVSRETGEVRARVLPDVKAHNLKAACDELIDKSAKLMTDEAMAYRTIGKAYAGHETVTHGRGEYVRGDVTTNTIEGFWSLLKRGVYGTFHNVSRAHLQRYVDELEFRYNHRKLEDGQRTLAAIAGGEGKRLMYCDPI; encoded by the coding sequence ATGAACAACAAGGGAAGCAAAACCAAGGTCGGACAAGACAAAAGCGAGCTGGTCGCCAAGCTTCCAATGGCTTGCGCTGATGAGCGATCGGCCATTGAGTTCTTCGAGAAACAACGCTGGGGCGATACACCATGCTGCCCCGAGTGTGGCGACACCGATGTCTACCAAATGAAAGACCGCGATGGCAATCGCCAAAAGAACTGCCGTTGGCGGTGCCGTGGTTGCGGGAAGCAGTACACATGGCGCACCGGCACCGTTATGGAAGACAGCCGTATCCCCGCCCACAATTGGGCGTATGGCTTTTGGCGGGCCGCTACGTCGAAGAAAGGCGTTAGCGCTCTTGAGATCAAGCGTCACACCGGCCTGTCGTATAAGAGCGCGTTGTTCCTGATGCACCGCATCCGCTTTGCGATGGCCCCAACCGATGGTGGCCCCAAACTTACCGGCACCGTTGAAGCTGACGAAACATTTGTCGGCGGTAAACCCCGTAAACGCACGCCTCAAAAACCATTCGGCAAGCCCGGCCAAGAGCCCAGCAATGCGCAGACAATGAAAGATCGCAAGACACCCGTGTTTGGCGTGGTGTCCCGCGAGACTGGCGAGGTTCGCGCCCGCGTATTGCCCGACGTAAAAGCCCACAACCTCAAGGCCGCGTGCGATGAATTGATCGACAAATCGGCCAAGCTGATGACCGATGAGGCGATGGCCTACCGCACCATCGGCAAGGCGTATGCGGGCCACGAGACGGTTACCCACGGTCGGGGCGAGTACGTTCGGGGCGATGTAACCACTAACACTATCGAGGGCTTCTGGAGCCTTCTAAAGCGTGGCGTTTACGGCACGTTCCATAACGTCAGTCGGGCGCACCTGCAGCGCTACGTTGATGAGTTAGAGTTTCGGTACAACCACCGAAAGCTAGAAGACGGCCAGCGAACGCTTGCGGCGATCGCAGGGGGCGAGGGCAAGCGGCTTATGTACTGCGATCCAATTTAA
- a CDS encoding ABC transporter permease: MKRYAQTLRLFWTTSVSAEMEYRANFVLTAIQSSLGLAGAVFVLWSLFRTGYQLGGWTWPEALLVVAAYTLLDGLQNTLLAPNRQQVGEMVREGTLDFVLLKPIDTQFWLSVRHVKIWGVPNLVLGVALAVFAWSQLDPSVGFLGLLRFIPPMLIGFVIVYALGYLLSTLTIWFVKLNNITIAMQSLLEAGRYPVTAYPHAYRIFFTFILPVAFMTTVPAQLVTGDAGSTALLAALGVAVGLLLLSRWFWRFALRHYTSASS, from the coding sequence ATGAAACGCTACGCCCAAACTCTCCGCCTCTTCTGGACCACCTCGGTCTCCGCCGAGATGGAGTACCGCGCCAACTTCGTGCTCACCGCGATCCAGAGCTCGCTCGGCCTGGCGGGCGCGGTCTTCGTGCTCTGGTCGCTCTTTCGCACCGGCTACCAACTCGGCGGGTGGACCTGGCCCGAGGCGCTGCTCGTCGTCGCGGCCTACACGCTGCTCGACGGCTTGCAAAACACCCTGCTCGCGCCCAACCGCCAACAGGTCGGCGAGATGGTCCGCGAAGGCACGCTCGACTTCGTCCTGCTCAAACCCATCGACACGCAGTTCTGGCTGTCGGTCCGCCACGTGAAGATCTGGGGCGTGCCCAACCTGGTGCTGGGCGTGGCGCTGGCGGTGTTCGCCTGGTCGCAGCTCGACCCGTCGGTCGGCTTCCTCGGCCTCCTGCGTTTCATCCCCCCGATGCTCATCGGCTTCGTGATCGTCTACGCCCTGGGCTACCTGCTCTCGACGCTGACGATCTGGTTCGTGAAGCTCAACAACATCACGATCGCGATGCAGTCGCTGCTCGAAGCGGGGCGGTACCCCGTGACCGCCTACCCCCACGCCTACCGCATCTTCTTCACGTTCATCCTGCCCGTCGCCTTCATGACCACCGTGCCCGCGCAACTCGTCACCGGCGACGCGGGCTCGACCGCCTTGCTTGCTGCGCTCGGCGTCGCGGTGGGCCTGCTGCTCCTGTCCCGGTGGTTCTGGCGCTTCGCCCTGCGCCACTACACCAGCGCCAGCAGCTGA